ataattattaaaaaaaaatcggtgaCAAAATGTCTCTAAAATTCGCGCTTCCGATCTTTTTCCTCGCGATTTTCGTTCGTTTTGGTGAGtagtgaaaattttaatatgcaATTACTGAGCCGGAACCGTTGGCTATAAAACAGAACAATAAGTCAAGGTCATCCAAGGAATAGATTCTACAAAAGCTACAAGCTACTCTGTAGCCATCAAAGTTTTTAAACTTCatttgcttaatttttttttaattcaataaataaaaatatcctttttttttaacgcTGCGAGCAACGAATATGCGGGTATGATCGCGCATAGGAATGccgttgaaattactcttttttggtgtaatttcacgaacaaacAATCAGTCTCTCCGTGTATgtatgtaaactaagcctaattgaaataaatgaattttgaattatgcCGTGTTGTGTGCCGAGCTATgcaggtacaatttttggacacaatgctttataatgacggctGACACAACTCTAAATAGAGGAAAAAATAATCTGAGctcgtaaataaacaaaaaaataataacttcaaaattaaacttataaatTACTATCTTTGCGGTGAAGGTGGTCTGTTCATATTTAAcgacattttatttatcttctaGCAGACACCGCGTGTTcccaccctcgtggttcccgttcccgtaggaattctgggataaaatatagcctaaagcacTCAGGGAttgtgtagcttcccaacagtgaaataatttttcaaatcgcttaagtagtttcggagcttattcaatgcaaaaaccaaacaattttcaaacaaattttCTCTTTAGGtacttttgtatgtaacgaataaactcaaaactactgaaccgattttaaaaattctttcaccaatagaaagctacattatcagggaataacataggctataatttatcacTATATTCCCACGGTAACGTCAAATACGCGGGCGAatccgcgaggttctgctagtcttATACTCAAAGTTGCTCTTGTCCAGGTGAATCAATAAAGTGCTACGAATGCAACAGCGCGAACAACTCAATGTGTCTCGACCCGACGCTGTACGACTCGGACACCATACAGAAGTACCTTCACAGCACCGAGTGCCAGCGCAGTGTGTTGGCCGTGCAGCCCAAGCCCATGTTCTGCAGGAAGATCATACAGACCAGTGAGTAGTCAATGAGCAACTTGACGACATGGACATAGTGTTGCCAGatgtccggataaagccggacatagttaggcTTTTCTATACCGAGTCCGGCCGAAATGAACAGTGTCCGGCTTTTTTTAGGCTTTACATTTAGCAAACGAGCGAACATGTTTAGAACATACGgtaataaatagtagattgttatacaaggggctaaaaagacccattacatacgaggtatttttaggacacaagccgtaaggcgagggccgctaaatagagaccgaatatgacagtgttttagagcaagagtagtgaataATAATCATGAATACTTGATTTTATATGCAAATAAATCTTCGATACCTATTAATACTGATGTACATAAAATCCTCAACAATGTAGACTGTCCGTCCTATTTACCCAAAACTGGCTGGACTGTCCGGTTTTTAATTTCGGCGACTTGGCTATCCTACATTGGCAGCATGCAGCAGCAGTGTCTGCGCATCACGAGCCGATGTTTTGAAGGTCCATTGCTGGTCATAGGCCTTTAgctgggacttccaaacacaacggtcttgagccgccagcatccagcaactACCTAACaagccgcttgatgtcttccttccacctagtgcggggtcgaccaacactgcgcttttcggtgcgaggtcgccattttaGCACCTCCTCGgagaaactccaaacatagctcgctcgATCACCCGCTTAATGAGATCTCTACCTACgtatgaggctcatagttagcgactaacCCTAActaattcgcacgagagtttttttaacggacgttaaaaaagcgttcaaatacaacaaaatgcattcccaagttcacacgacagcgtttttataACATGACGCctttttttttcgagcagtgttgcattttataTTCTGGCgttagaaatagaccttcattttaCTTCATACTTTAATCGAACGCTTCGGTATTACAGacagaaaatattcatttattatcataaaatgcactgtttgtttacattgaataaGACAATTAACCTTCTGTTTCTTCTCATTAAGTTCAGATTAAACAATGTCAAAAAGATAGTGTAACAAATATTTACTTAGTACGAAAAaagcgttattttttttaaggctCAGTTATACTCGCGCCTCGTACCTCGGTCCTTGACGCGTCCTCGCCTTGCATTCCCGCCCTAAACGCGAGCGCCGCGAGTcgtcataattatgttttctgtgctcgCAACTCGCCTCGCCGCTCGCGCGAGAGTGTAAAGGTATTAGGAATAGTACTCGTAGTACTAGTATTGGTCTTATTTATAGAGatcactaatataataattgatattgataatgatcGAGACCTACTAAATAGCGTGGACACGGAACAGCTTCCGAACTCCTGACAATTTCGTAGAAGAAAGATAAGCTCAAtttttcatagcccgaccccgGTAGCCCAAgaccagtggtgtgcacaaaatttttaataagaGCAGGCactacaaattgtacaaatacGAAATTCTAAGTTATTACTTAGTTCTTATTTTTGCAAGCATGAAATGTACCTATGCAAACTTCATGATTCCAGGAACTCATGATCTGATCTAGCATGGGCTATATTAATAGTAACAagtggacacccgcgacttctaGTGAAATTCAGTATTTCAATAACCCCGCGGGTGGGTAACCTTACATtcttccgggataaaaagtataatttatgtaacCCAATAACCTCATTTATCTTCCAGCAAAAGTCtcatcaaaatctgttcagcctttaaaacattttttttttcataatatagtAATACTGAATTGTACCTATTTGAGAAAATACAATCATTTTGACATCACACACAGAgactttaaatatttatatactccGAGGCACTTTAAtgtactcgcgtcatattaaagtaggCGGATTATCGTGCCTctgattatattatgtacttaacgATAAAGATACCCATTTATGATAACCATTATAACATCGTCGTGTTCTCCAGTTCTCCACAAAGGCCACGACCCCGAGGTGAGAGTGACGCGCGGCTGCGGCTGGGTCAAGCACCACCGGGACTGCTACAAGGCAGACAATGAGGATCATCTCGAGACGGTCTGCCAATGCTTTAGCGATGACTGCAATGGAGTCAACGCCCTGAACTATAGTTTACTCTCAATTTTAACCATAAGTCTAGCTAGTATAGTGTTACTTATGTAAAAAACCCGATATTATGTGACAGAATTACCAATAATCCGTAATTTTAAcacctataattttattttttgtcccaGAATTGGGATTTAACGTTACAAATGTCTATAAGTTTGCAATTCTGTGGttgaagttttaaattaattataagcagggtaataataacattatacttacaaataaacttATTGTTctgtttgatttgattttacctttaaataaaaacctaaatAAGTCCACGTTACCAATACGGCAAAGCCATGAATATTTTGCcaacgccatctagtagcaACGCGATGCTTTGTTACGAACCTTTGAACGTGTGAATGCCGAGCGGAATGGCGGCCGAGCGCTGTTAACGCAATGCATTTTGTTATTGCTAGATGGCAGCACTCGGAAAATTACCCTGTAACCTATATTTcttgattataaaatttaaatgtttttttatcataatgatGTTTGAGATGCTGTAAATAAGATgcttaaattaataatgatttttatttaattttcaaaatgtcgAAGTTGGAGAAACACTTTAGTAATTTTGTCACTTAGTGCAAGTCAGGTTGGCCGAGTGGTCTAAGGCGCCAGATTTAAGCTCTGGTTCCCGAGAGGGAGCGTGGGTTCGAACCCCACACCTGACAAATCAgtcttatatttttgtttcttattttttgataaatattttcaacacaAATTTTCTGTTATATATTCAACAAGCGGACGTCCgcctgaaaatatatttatattttcgcatgtttaaTACATAAGTAATAATAGtctactaatctatacttaatatataaagctgaagagtttgtttgtttggttgaacgcgctattctcaggaactactggaatccgatttgaaaaattctttcgtgttagatagcccatttatcgaggaaggttatatgcTATAAATTATCACTgtttttctacgggaacgggaaccacgctggtaaaaccgcgcggcgaagcgagtcgctgggattcgctttatgcaggcggctcagtatcgtgatgtttttaagtccatacaaaaggcctatgtcctgcaggacttccatcggctgatgatgatgaatcatttaattctgattttattttcgtaataaaGTATACTATATGTAGACTTCTTCGTGTTATGGTATCAAATCTTGCcgagttttatttgaattcattcagtagtttcagcgtgatgcctggtcaatataaaaaatatcttcaatgtagagaattttacctgttacagttttattataagtatggatAGTATTTAATTAGATAGGCGGATATCTTTCACagattgtgacgtcactaatcCAAAACTGACGGCTAAAGTCGTTATCAATTCGTCAATCATCTATTATCGAACGGTTATCCGtacatttggttttttttaacacCTAGTCCTAGTCCGGTTTAGTATGGCGAAGGCAACCTTAATAAAACTTTCGATAGGGTGGAATAACGCCGGAAATCATTGCATTATCATGCCTGTTTACCATTTtaccaagtataaaaaaatatatcgattaATAAccgtaatgaaaaatatacgctagttagcagtggcgaaggatgaaataTTGACAAAGGCTGAAGGCGTCCAGGGTGTcccataaatattacatttacaaggtgatagctgacattaaAATCTACCAAAATAGTgtaatatatgttagccgaaggTTTCaagttattatacaaaatttcaagttattatacaagatttttatacaaaattcaaaaatccctaccttcaatGCAGTTTATagtcatactagcggacgcccgcgacttcgttcgcgtaaatttcgatgtcaactttactactacccctaccctaccctacccctaccctacccctaccctacccctaccctacccctaccctacccctaccctaccactaccccaaccctacccaacccatacatttaccctacccctaccctaccccaaacctactcccaccctacccctaccttacctgcaccctacccccatcctacccctaccctccccgtaccctatctctttcctacccctatcccacccgtacccctatctcacgcctatcctacccctaccctaccactaccctaaacccggccctaaacctaccctacccctacactacccttacgcttccctacccgtaccctaccctaccctgtaacttctctatcttactcctacccttagcaaaatcggtccagtccttcgagagtagtggtatgaccaagagaaatagagacttctatgctaataatataaagaggtaaagtttgtgtggttgtaggaggtaatctctggatctactggaccgatttggaaaattgttttaccaatagaaagctacgttatttgcgagtgtcata
This window of the Bicyclus anynana chromosome 19, ilBicAnyn1.1, whole genome shotgun sequence genome carries:
- the LOC112050650 gene encoding uncharacterized protein LOC112050650 — translated: MSLKFALPIFFLAIFVRFGESIKCYECNSANNSMCLDPTLYDSDTIQKYLHSTECQRSVLAVQPKPMFCRKIIQTILHKGHDPEVRVTRGCGWVKHHRDCYKADNEDHLETVCQCFSDDCNGVNALNYSLLSILTISLASIVLLM